Proteins encoded together in one Aeromonas encheleia window:
- the guaA gene encoding glutamine-hydrolyzing GMP synthase — protein MTKNIHAHRILILDFGSQYTQLIARRVREIGVYCELWAWDVTEAQIREFNPNGIILSGGPESVTEAGSPRAPDYVFTAGVPVFGICYGMQTMAEQLGGKVQSSTEREFGYAQVEVLGQSGQASALLRNIEDAIAPNGHALLDVWMSHGDKVTEIPAGFATIAQTATCPHAAMACEEKKFYGVQFHPEVTHTRQGARLLEHFVKDICGCECLWTPATIIDDAVARIREQVGDDEVILGLSGGVDSSVVAMLVHRAIGDRLTCVFVDNGLLRLNEGVQVMEMFGDHFGLKIIKVDAEERFLGALKGIDEPEAKRKTIGRVFVEVFDDEAKKLKNAKWLAQGTIYPDVIESAASATGKAHVIKSHHNVGGLPDEMKMGLVEPLRELFKDEVRRVGLELGLPYDMLYRHPFPGPGLGVRVLGEVKREYCELLRKADAIFIEELRKADLYNQVSQAFAVFLPVRSVGVMGDGRKYDWVIALRAVETIDFMTAHWAHLPYDFLGLVSNRIINEINGISRVVYDVSGKPPATIEWE, from the coding sequence ATGACTAAAAATATTCACGCTCACCGTATCCTGATCCTGGATTTCGGTTCCCAGTACACCCAGCTTATCGCCCGCCGTGTCCGTGAGATCGGTGTCTACTGCGAGCTGTGGGCCTGGGATGTGACCGAAGCGCAGATCCGCGAATTCAATCCCAACGGCATCATCCTCTCCGGCGGCCCCGAGTCCGTGACCGAGGCAGGCAGCCCCCGTGCCCCCGACTACGTGTTCACCGCCGGCGTGCCGGTGTTCGGTATCTGCTACGGCATGCAGACCATGGCCGAGCAGCTCGGTGGCAAGGTGCAATCTTCCACCGAACGTGAGTTTGGTTATGCCCAGGTCGAAGTGCTGGGTCAGTCCGGTCAGGCCAGCGCCCTGCTGCGCAACATCGAAGACGCCATCGCCCCCAACGGCCACGCCCTGCTGGACGTCTGGATGAGCCACGGTGACAAGGTGACCGAGATCCCGGCGGGCTTCGCCACCATCGCCCAGACCGCGACCTGCCCCCATGCGGCCATGGCCTGCGAAGAGAAGAAATTCTACGGCGTGCAGTTCCACCCGGAAGTGACCCACACCCGCCAGGGTGCCCGTCTGCTCGAACATTTCGTCAAAGACATCTGCGGCTGCGAATGCCTGTGGACCCCGGCCACCATCATCGACGACGCCGTCGCCCGCATCCGCGAGCAGGTGGGTGACGACGAGGTGATCCTGGGCCTCTCCGGTGGCGTGGACTCCTCAGTCGTCGCCATGCTGGTGCACCGCGCCATCGGCGATCGCCTGACCTGCGTCTTCGTCGACAACGGCCTATTGCGTTTGAACGAAGGCGTGCAGGTGATGGAGATGTTTGGCGATCACTTCGGGCTCAAGATCATCAAGGTCGACGCCGAAGAGCGCTTCCTCGGCGCCCTCAAGGGGATCGACGAGCCGGAAGCCAAGCGCAAGACCATAGGCCGCGTCTTCGTCGAGGTGTTTGACGACGAAGCCAAGAAGCTGAAAAACGCCAAGTGGCTGGCCCAGGGCACCATCTATCCGGATGTGATCGAATCCGCCGCCAGCGCCACCGGCAAGGCCCACGTCATCAAGTCTCACCACAACGTCGGTGGCCTGCCGGACGAGATGAAGATGGGGCTGGTCGAGCCGCTGCGCGAGCTGTTCAAGGACGAGGTGCGCCGCGTCGGTCTGGAGCTGGGCCTGCCCTACGACATGCTCTACCGTCACCCCTTCCCGGGCCCGGGTCTGGGTGTGCGCGTCCTCGGCGAGGTGAAGAGAGAGTACTGCGAGCTGCTGCGCAAGGCCGATGCCATCTTCATCGAAGAGCTGCGCAAGGCCGACCTCTACAACCAGGTCAGCCAGGCATTTGCGGTCTTCCTGCCGGTGCGCTCCGTCGGCGTCATGGGTGACGGTCGCAAGTACGACTGGGTCATTGCCCTGCGTGCCGTCGAGACCATCGACTTCATGACCGCCCACTGGGCCCATCTGCCGTACGACTTCCTGGGCCTGGTGTCGAACCGCATCATCAACGAGATCAACGGCATCTCCCGCGTGGTGTACGACGTCTCCGGCAAGCCGCCCGCAACTATCGAATGGGAATAA